GATGACAGCTGACCAGGGAGGACTGAAAGGCAGGCAACGAAGCACCCCACGCCCAGGAAGTTGCCGTGTGACCGGTGTGCTTCTTTCCTAGCTTTTAGGTTGagattttgttttgctcttgcGTGATTGCGAGGCTTGGAGGGTTTCCAGTGTCCACTTAATGGCCCCCCCACCCGTGTCACCCTCACCTGTCAAGTTAGCTAGCATGCTAGGTGGCTAAGTtggcaaataaaacaaatgagcaGCTCAGGACCAAGCCCGAAATGCAGTCTGTGATTCCTCTGATTAAACATGTCACGCATATTCCGCCTCTATTTAGCAAGTCGCCAAATTAGTGCCAAGGGGGCTAATTAGCTCTGCGATTAGCTTAGCCATCTTGCTAATTTAGCAAGTTAAGAAGGTGCAAAGGCCGTGTTATGTTTGCAAGTCGGGTCTTGTTCACGTTGCACTTCGGCCTTTTTCAACTTCCATTCCATCGCGTTAGCTCACTCAAATGTTACGATGCTCACGGAGATTGATGTCATGTCACTCCAAACGAATGGCAGCCTACTCAAtcgtaataataatagtaatactgtagtaataataataaataatgaccGACGCTTTCATTTGCAAACGCGTGCAACCTCGCGGAAATGCACCAGAGAACCAATGATTGAACTGTGCAATATTTAGCATGTTTACTTTTTAAGAATTttctaaaattattattttttaattagtcGGGCGATCAATAATTTGGCCtatttttgtgaaatgttaTGGACCAATCCAGTAACTGAGTCAATGAATTCACGTTTATGccttttctgactgtgaatttgaaatatatatattttttttttttaaataaaggggtggaaataaaaaaatgatctgtcattgattaataaaaaaaaacagcaaatagtcGACTGACTGGCTTATTAAAATAATGATTCATTTGAAGTTGCACAAGGATGATCATTTCTAACTTATATATACTGTTTATATATAgatattactgtatatattattttaattattttttttttaattaaaaaaaatttttaacccCCAGAGCCGTCTCCATGGAGTCCCTGATGAGTGCCGTGTCGCCTCGCTCCCTGGCGCCCGGCAAGAAACTCTGCGAGGTGGACTTCCGCTCGGGCGCGTCCCTGGAGCAGCTGTCCACTCAAGTGTCCGAGCTGGTCCTCCTGGAACAGGGCGGCTTCGGGGACCAAACCGCCTTGGAGGTCCACACGGCAAAAGatttcattttcaacatgttAGGTACGTCAAATAACATTTGATTGTCCACGTGATGTGTCAGACAGTAAATCAATCTCCAGGCTTTTAAAACGGCACCACAGAGAAgttggaggaggggaaaaaaaaatcattctctcTTCAGGTTTTGTCCAGAAGGTGGATCAGCGCCTCCCGGTGGCCAACGAGTACCTGCTGCTGTCCGGAGGTGCCCAAGAGGGCGTCTTGGACCTGAATCCGGAGGATTTGGGCAGTTACGCCAAAGGTGCTGACTTTGACCTGGACTTCACCCTGCTGGTGCCGGCCCTCAAGCTGCACGACCGCAATCAACCCGTCACCTTGGACATGAGACACTCGCCGCCGTGCCACTCGTGGCTCAGCCTGCGTCTGTGCGACTCCAACATCCTGTCCCGCTGGAGCATCTGCTGCCAGGAGGAGAGCGGACTTCCTGttgaggaagacgaggaggaggaggaagaaggagaaaTTGGTAAAAAGAAGTCCTTTGAGATGTCTTTCCAGCTGGACCACGGCTACGGTGAGGGAATTTAACAttccccccctccttccttttCCCTTTGCCTCCCCAGGGAAAGGCTCTATTCCGTCACTAGACTCCCCTCAGTCCCTCGATGGCTGCTACTTCTCCCCCACCCTGGTGACAGACTGGTTCTGGGGGGTGGTGAGCGAGGCGGTGGACGAGCTGCGCCGAAGCCCCCAGAGAGGCATCCCCACCCCAGAGCGACTGGAGAGGAACGGGCCACTCACGACCGTCATCCTTCAGGTacaatcagacttttttttcgggCGTCAATTGTGAGGGAGTGATTTTCAACTCTCGGGTCCTCCTGCAGGCGGGGTCCAGCAGGGTGCTGTACGACCTGCTGCCCGTGGTGTCGTTTCGGGGTTGGCCTGCCGTGGCTCAAGGCTGGCTGACGGCGAATCACTTCTGGGATGGGAAAATCACGGAGGAGGAGGCCATATCGGGTTTCTACCTGCTACCCTGCTGCTCGCCGCTGGGCGGGAGGCCCGACAGGGAGTGGAGACTCGCCTTCTCCCGTAGCGAGGTACTTTTCTCGATTGTTCTTGCCCAACGTGGCATCGAAGGATGGTCCGAGTACCGATACCTGGTATCTCGTGCCAAAACTagccttattttaaggtatcgGGTACAGTGTTCCATCAATTTTCATGGACCCCCCCAACAATAGGTGAATTTCTACACtgtataggttttttttttccaacgatTTTTCTGACTCCCCCACAAATGGTTTCTACGCATTTAAACATTGGTTTCACCTCATTAATGtaattttgaaaatgcaaaataaataaatagcaagaCTGTAAATTCTTGTACTACTGGCGGAAGTTCTTTGTCCAGAAAAAAGAATCATGGTAGTCACGGAAACTAGATTTTGGTTTCCACAACAAGGATTTATTGAATCCAAAGGCGCCTT
This window of the Hippocampus zosterae strain Florida chromosome 1, ASM2543408v3, whole genome shotgun sequence genome carries:
- the tmem102 gene encoding transmembrane protein 102 — translated: MESLMSAVSPRSLAPGKKLCEVDFRSGASLEQLSTQVSELVLLEQGGFGDQTALEVHTAKDFIFNMLGFVQKVDQRLPVANEYLLLSGGAQEGVLDLNPEDLGSYAKGADFDLDFTLLVPALKLHDRNQPVTLDMRHSPPCHSWLSLRLCDSNILSRWSICCQEESGLPVEEDEEEEEEGEIGKGSIPSLDSPQSLDGCYFSPTLVTDWFWGVVSEAVDELRRSPQRGIPTPERLERNGPLTTVILQAGSSRVLYDLLPVVSFRGWPAVAQGWLTANHFWDGKITEEEAISGFYLLPCCSPLGGRPDREWRLAFSRSEVQLKKCIPFPMAQAFQAAKAVLSRILARPRTGLSLYHLRTLLFWACDRLPAAYLSCPDSDNPGRLFLGLLDDLAHCILGKNCPNYFLPQCNMLEHLTDGQALLVARKLAHVRSDPSEHLRAALDQAQQAGQLKKELASSANGSPGHHPVNGIISPSEDKLAQRLQQLVTENPGKSISVFLNPDDVTRPHFRIDDKFY